A single region of the Pseudothermotoga sp. genome encodes:
- a CDS encoding TRAP transporter fused permease subunit translates to MRQLTGWQRWIVGGWLVAATLFHLYTATVGILQPRLQRGIHLLFLLPIAFLLFPATKKSPRDRFTIFDTLLAILSIVPSAYLVLNNNALNMRLEFIDPVSTLQLVLGLINIVLLLEAIRRAVAPVMSLLILAAIGYLYVAPFLPGVFYNKPIRLHRLVEMFYLLTDSGIYGSITGISATVVALFVIFGAFFEQTKVGDYLVRIATKFTGATPGGPAKIAVVGSGLFGSISGTAASNVYATGSFTIPMMKRLGYRPEFAGAVEAVASTGGIFTPPVMGAAAFVMSEITNVPYAEICLRAILGAVFYYVALGLTVHMVALRDNLRGLPREEIPKWRDILYDAYLLLPAFVLVYMLMKGFSPFSAAYYAIWAALALSFFKRDTMMTPKRLFLTLQKGGENMIIVALACAGAGIVVSVFTNTGLGLGIASVITSLSSGRLLAALILLMGVCLILGMGLPTTPAYVIAATIAAPALIRMRVDVLAAHMFVLYFAKLSEVTPPVCIASYCAASIANTNPMKVGFESWKLSLTGYIIGYLYIYNSAMMLKGQILDIISLCVLMTGICYLQAIAIAGYFRSPMKFPGKLITILAITFLTVVAAWAKMPRHLIAVSTLFVLIYLSIVSRRAVRILGERKQR, encoded by the coding sequence ATGAGGCAACTGACTGGGTGGCAGAGATGGATAGTGGGTGGCTGGCTCGTGGCAGCCACCCTCTTTCATTTGTACACAGCAACGGTGGGAATTCTCCAACCGAGGTTACAGAGAGGAATCCACCTTTTATTCTTACTTCCAATCGCTTTCTTGTTGTTCCCAGCCACGAAGAAATCTCCCAGAGATAGATTCACGATATTTGATACTCTCTTGGCCATATTGTCTATAGTACCATCCGCTTATCTGGTACTCAACAACAATGCTCTCAACATGCGTCTTGAATTTATAGATCCAGTGAGTACTTTACAACTAGTGCTGGGTTTGATCAACATCGTTCTACTCTTGGAAGCAATAAGGCGAGCGGTAGCACCAGTCATGTCTCTTCTCATACTTGCGGCAATTGGTTATTTATATGTGGCCCCTTTTTTGCCCGGTGTTTTTTACAACAAGCCTATCCGTTTACACAGGCTGGTGGAAATGTTTTATCTGTTGACCGATTCGGGCATTTACGGTAGTATAACTGGAATTTCTGCCACTGTCGTTGCACTCTTCGTGATTTTTGGCGCTTTCTTTGAGCAAACTAAAGTTGGGGATTATTTGGTCAGGATTGCCACGAAGTTCACAGGTGCTACACCAGGAGGGCCAGCAAAGATAGCAGTCGTTGGTAGTGGGTTATTCGGAAGTATAAGTGGTACAGCTGCGAGTAACGTTTATGCCACTGGTTCTTTCACTATTCCGATGATGAAAAGACTTGGGTATAGACCAGAATTTGCAGGTGCCGTAGAAGCTGTTGCTTCAACGGGTGGAATATTCACTCCTCCAGTGATGGGTGCTGCTGCTTTCGTGATGTCGGAAATCACAAATGTGCCTTATGCGGAGATTTGTTTGAGGGCTATCCTCGGGGCTGTTTTCTATTACGTTGCACTGGGTCTAACGGTTCACATGGTTGCTCTCCGGGATAATCTGAGAGGTTTGCCACGTGAAGAAATACCAAAATGGCGTGATATCCTCTATGATGCTTACTTGCTACTTCCCGCATTCGTTTTAGTCTACATGTTAATGAAAGGATTCTCGCCCTTTTCTGCAGCTTATTATGCCATTTGGGCTGCTCTAGCTTTGAGTTTTTTCAAGAGGGATACGATGATGACACCAAAAAGGCTTTTTCTAACTCTGCAAAAGGGTGGAGAAAATATGATCATAGTTGCCCTCGCATGTGCAGGAGCAGGAATAGTTGTGAGTGTTTTCACAAACACCGGCTTGGGTTTGGGTATCGCTTCCGTGATCACGAGTTTATCGAGTGGAAGGCTCCTTGCAGCTCTTATTTTGTTGATGGGTGTATGTCTGATACTGGGTATGGGTCTGCCAACCACACCTGCATACGTCATAGCGGCGACGATAGCGGCACCAGCATTGATCAGAATGAGAGTAGATGTACTCGCTGCACACATGTTCGTTCTATACTTTGCCAAGTTGTCTGAAGTGACGCCACCCGTATGCATAGCTTCTTATTGTGCTGCTTCCATCGCGAACACGAATCCAATGAAAGTTGGATTTGAAAGTTGGAAACTCTCCTTGACTGGCTACATCATAGGATATCTTTACATTTACAACAGCGCCATGATGCTGAAAGGTCAAATTCTCGATATCATCTCCCTCTGCGTTCTTATGACTGGTATTTGTTATTTACAAGCGATCGCTATAGCTGGTTACTTTCGAAGCCCAATGAAATTTCCTGGAAAACTCATCACGATCTTAGCTATAACCTTCCTTACCGTCGTGGCAGCGTGGGCTAAAATGCCAAGACATTTGATAGCGGTTTCTACTCTATTTGTTCTGATTTATTTATCAATCGTATCCAGAAGAGCGGTGAGAATTTTGGGGGAGCGTAAACAAAGATGA
- the ispG gene encoding flavodoxin-dependent (E)-4-hydroxy-3-methylbut-2-enyl-diphosphate synthase, with translation MSKVVKVGKIFIGQGHPISIQSMTNTKTSDVNATVHQIRELAAIGCEIVRVAVPDIESARAIRKIKEMLDIDVPIVADIHYDHKLAIEAIKNGADKVRINPGNIGQDWKVKELVEVAKQYSVPIRVGANSGSLRKEFEEKYDRTTALAESALYEVKLLERFEFHDIVISAKSSDVLETIRANEYIASKVDYPLHIGLTEAGVGETAIVKSSIAIGYLLLKGIGNTIRVSISGDPSREVIVAKKILSSIGLRKFGQVIACPTCGRCEIDVEKIAKTIEPIVESTELIVAVMGCVVNGIGEGRHADVGVAGTKDSAVIFESGKIVKTVSHESVVEELLNIIRKKAKSR, from the coding sequence ATGAGTAAAGTGGTGAAGGTTGGTAAGATATTCATAGGTCAAGGTCATCCAATCTCGATTCAATCGATGACCAACACGAAAACTAGCGATGTCAACGCCACAGTTCATCAAATAAGGGAGCTCGCAGCGATTGGTTGCGAAATTGTCAGAGTGGCTGTACCAGATATTGAAAGTGCGAGAGCGATAAGAAAAATCAAGGAAATGCTGGATATCGATGTGCCCATCGTGGCGGATATTCACTACGATCATAAACTCGCCATAGAAGCGATCAAAAATGGGGCAGACAAAGTACGCATAAATCCAGGTAACATAGGACAAGATTGGAAGGTAAAAGAACTCGTAGAAGTGGCAAAGCAATACTCTGTTCCAATTCGAGTGGGTGCGAACAGCGGTTCTTTGAGAAAAGAATTCGAGGAAAAATACGATCGTACAACAGCACTCGCAGAATCTGCTCTGTATGAAGTAAAACTGTTAGAAAGATTCGAATTTCACGACATCGTGATTTCAGCAAAGAGCAGCGATGTTTTAGAAACGATACGAGCCAACGAATACATCGCTTCTAAAGTGGATTATCCACTCCACATAGGATTGACTGAAGCTGGAGTGGGAGAAACCGCGATTGTGAAATCTTCTATCGCGATAGGATATTTACTACTGAAGGGTATAGGTAACACAATAAGGGTTTCGATCTCAGGCGATCCTTCGAGGGAAGTGATCGTTGCAAAAAAAATATTATCCTCAATCGGTTTGAGAAAATTCGGCCAGGTTATAGCCTGTCCTACGTGCGGCAGATGCGAGATAGACGTGGAAAAAATTGCAAAAACGATAGAACCAATTGTGGAAAGTACTGAATTGATCGTCGCGGTCATGGGATGTGTCGTGAACGGTATAGGTGAAGGAAGACATGCAGACGTCGGTGTGGCTGGGACCAAAGACAGTGCAGTGATATTCGAGTCTGGAAAGATCGTCAAAACCGTGTCCCACGAGTCCGTGGTTGAAGAACTATTGAACATCATCAGAAAGAAAGCAAAATCTCGATAA
- a CDS encoding 1-deoxy-D-xylulose-5-phosphate reductoisomerase, producing MVERTILIVGMTGSIGLQALEVIKKLGSFRILAGTYHTNHNLAQKLAREFEIAKILCTKDDYDELFWLMEHHRPDVTLVCVPGFASLSVTLKALQTSRRVLLASKEALVCGGWLVKEAKEKNHCELIPVDSEHSALMQIYEPEVEKVLLTSSGGALRDWEIQELNRAKPEDVLKHPVWKMGKRITVDSATMVNKGFEVLEACELFQLEAKQVEVLIHREGLVHAMVFLKDGTVKMHLGFPDMKIPIAYGLTYPKRSFENKSWPNLIETTLKFEYVDREKYPAFYLAYEIEKDYAKRTAYNAADEVCVEAFLQNRIKFTQIAKVIEKVVERIEANPRDLEDLKSIDAESRRIAEEVIECL from the coding sequence CATACCAACCACAATCTAGCTCAAAAATTGGCGAGAGAATTTGAGATAGCGAAAATTCTCTGCACAAAGGATGACTACGATGAACTTTTTTGGTTGATGGAACATCATCGGCCCGATGTGACGCTCGTATGTGTCCCAGGCTTTGCAAGCCTTTCAGTAACACTGAAAGCCCTTCAAACCTCAAGAAGGGTACTTTTGGCGAGCAAGGAAGCTTTGGTTTGTGGTGGTTGGCTTGTCAAAGAAGCCAAAGAGAAAAATCACTGTGAGCTGATCCCAGTCGATAGCGAACACAGTGCTTTGATGCAAATTTACGAACCAGAAGTTGAGAAAGTACTCCTAACATCGTCTGGAGGAGCATTGAGGGACTGGGAAATCCAGGAACTGAACAGAGCAAAACCCGAAGATGTCTTGAAACACCCGGTTTGGAAAATGGGTAAAAGAATCACTGTAGATTCAGCTACCATGGTGAACAAGGGTTTTGAAGTTTTAGAAGCGTGTGAGCTGTTCCAGTTAGAAGCAAAACAAGTGGAAGTGCTCATCCATAGAGAAGGGCTCGTACACGCTATGGTGTTCCTAAAAGATGGTACTGTCAAGATGCATTTGGGATTTCCCGATATGAAAATTCCCATTGCTTATGGTCTCACGTACCCAAAAAGAAGCTTTGAAAACAAAAGCTGGCCAAACTTGATCGAAACCACTTTGAAATTTGAGTATGTAGACAGAGAGAAATATCCTGCATTTTATCTTGCGTATGAAATCGAAAAGGATTACGCCAAGAGGACTGCTTACAATGCAGCAGATGAGGTTTGTGTTGAAGCATTCCTTCAGAATCGCATTAAATTCACCCAGATAGCGAAAGTCATAGAAAAAGTCGTTGAAAGGATCGAAGCCAATCCAAGAGATCTTGAGGATCTTAAATCCATCGATGCAGAAAGTAGAAGAATAGCGGAAGAGGTGATCGAATGTCTGTAA
- a CDS encoding TAXI family TRAP transporter solute-binding subunit: MNLVKTFIVLVLASAFIMASAQELKPVTLTWIAGGVGGGWYAQAGAVAALINQKEPKIVIKVIPGGGVVNPVRVSSGEADLGWGITFVDKMAYEGAAPLYEKPNPKVRAIGGYFGYYHIHFVADAARGMSTVQELVDLVKAGKPVRIAIPMKGTSDLPIVEEILRFYGITLDDIKKSGGEYFHAVYADMVSLYKDRHVDFVVTHLSIPAAAVTEMFSSRKSVLLAVSNECIDHMKAKLGTVGRETGLCVIPANTYPGFTQDVQAVTTAGELLVSADVPEIVVYTITKILCENLEELYRAHPANRTFVPATGWKYIAVPLHPGAEKYYREKGFMK; the protein is encoded by the coding sequence ATGAATTTGGTGAAAACCTTCATTGTGCTCGTGTTAGCTTCCGCATTCATCATGGCATCAGCACAAGAGCTGAAACCAGTCACGTTGACGTGGATCGCAGGTGGTGTTGGAGGAGGTTGGTACGCACAAGCTGGAGCAGTTGCCGCATTGATCAATCAGAAGGAACCGAAGATTGTCATCAAGGTGATACCAGGAGGAGGCGTCGTCAATCCAGTCAGAGTTTCATCGGGAGAAGCGGACCTTGGCTGGGGAATCACATTTGTGGACAAGATGGCGTACGAAGGCGCAGCACCACTTTATGAGAAACCCAACCCAAAGGTCAGAGCTATCGGCGGTTACTTTGGTTACTATCATATCCACTTTGTCGCGGATGCAGCCAGAGGAATGAGCACAGTGCAGGAATTGGTCGATCTAGTTAAAGCAGGTAAACCTGTGAGGATCGCGATCCCAATGAAAGGAACGTCGGACCTCCCCATAGTTGAAGAGATATTACGCTTCTATGGTATCACGCTGGACGATATCAAAAAGAGTGGTGGAGAATACTTCCATGCTGTGTACGCTGACATGGTGAGCCTCTATAAAGATCGTCATGTTGATTTCGTAGTGACTCATCTCTCCATTCCAGCTGCAGCTGTAACCGAAATGTTCTCGTCAAGGAAATCTGTGCTTTTAGCTGTCTCGAATGAGTGCATCGATCATATGAAAGCGAAGTTAGGAACAGTTGGTAGGGAAACAGGCTTGTGTGTCATACCAGCGAATACATATCCTGGTTTCACTCAAGACGTGCAGGCAGTCACCACAGCCGGTGAACTTTTGGTGAGCGCAGATGTTCCGGAAATCGTGGTCTACACAATCACTAAGATTCTGTGTGAGAATCTCGAGGAATTGTACCGAGCACATCCTGCCAACAGAACGTTTGTACCGGCAACGGGATGGAAATACATAGCGGTACCCTTACATCCCGGCGCCGAAAAGTACTACAGGGAAAAAGGTTTCATGAAGTGA
- a CDS encoding FAD-binding oxidoreductase → MHGYDVIVVGAGIIGLSIAYQLVKRKKKVLVLEQGDIASGTSGACDHMILLQSKLPGLPLQMALVSLEMYKAWQEELDENLWFETRGGMILIDKEEHLPLMEEFVERQRAIGLNVSILDKKQIKKKQPFVSDLVIASTFCPDDSQVDPFSVLKALLKAGMNLGLEVRKFSKVIEIKRKSDCWEVRTQDGGEYFSEVLVCAAGVWSREICELIGLSIPIKPKRGQILVTEPTHPIGETDVWDSDYIIAKHVAHLQKDETAKKLGFGFAMSKTHTNNYLIGSTREYVGFDRSTSLEALVVISKRLVELFPVFKNIRIIRSFAGLRPASEDGKYIIGEDPKNPGFFVATGHEGDGIALAPITGMLITQLVCGEETILPIEELSPSRFREVKAEKQSTF, encoded by the coding sequence GTGCACGGTTATGACGTGATAGTTGTAGGGGCTGGAATAATAGGGCTTTCAATTGCTTATCAATTGGTTAAACGAAAAAAGAAAGTCCTTGTGTTGGAACAAGGTGATATCGCTTCTGGTACCTCTGGTGCGTGCGATCATATGATATTGCTTCAGTCAAAATTACCTGGATTACCGCTGCAAATGGCTCTGGTGAGCCTTGAGATGTATAAGGCTTGGCAAGAAGAACTTGACGAGAACTTGTGGTTTGAAACGCGTGGAGGGATGATTCTCATAGACAAAGAAGAACACTTACCCCTCATGGAAGAGTTTGTGGAAAGGCAGAGAGCGATAGGTTTGAACGTATCCATACTCGACAAGAAACAGATCAAGAAAAAACAACCGTTCGTGAGCGATCTCGTCATAGCATCAACTTTTTGCCCAGACGATTCGCAAGTAGATCCCTTCTCAGTGCTGAAAGCTCTGTTGAAAGCTGGCATGAACTTAGGGCTAGAAGTTAGAAAATTTTCAAAAGTTATTGAAATAAAAAGAAAATCTGATTGTTGGGAAGTACGTACTCAAGACGGTGGCGAGTACTTCTCTGAGGTTTTGGTATGTGCTGCTGGAGTTTGGTCACGGGAGATCTGTGAACTAATCGGACTCAGTATACCTATCAAACCAAAACGTGGCCAAATTTTGGTCACTGAACCAACTCATCCGATCGGAGAAACGGATGTGTGGGATTCAGACTATATAATCGCCAAACATGTGGCTCATCTTCAAAAAGACGAAACAGCCAAGAAATTGGGGTTCGGCTTTGCTATGTCGAAAACACACACCAATAACTACCTGATCGGTAGCACACGAGAATACGTTGGTTTTGATAGATCGACAAGCTTAGAAGCACTCGTTGTGATCTCGAAAAGGTTGGTTGAGCTTTTTCCTGTTTTTAAAAACATAAGAATCATAAGAAGTTTTGCTGGTTTGCGACCCGCTTCGGAAGACGGAAAGTACATCATAGGTGAAGATCCAAAGAATCCTGGTTTCTTTGTTGCAACCGGCCACGAGGGTGATGGTATCGCGCTGGCTCCAATAACTGGAATGCTCATCACCCAGCTAGTGTGTGGTGAGGAAACCATTCTTCCCATAGAAGAGCTCAGTCCGTCGAGGTTTAGAGAAGTTAAAGCCGAGAAGCAATCAACCTTCTAA
- a CDS encoding FAD-dependent oxidoreductase — protein sequence MHVINDHPILKFERGRKVQFYHDGKLMEWYENDPIAVALQANGVKILSYSKRFHRPRGFFCAIGKCSSCFMRVDGLPNVRTCITPLREGMRIETQHGIGEFLEDTPSDVIDQLGQPLIVETEVLVIGAGPAGLSTCLEAADLGCQVTLVDESLELGGQLIKQTHKFFGSSEDFAGIRGVKIAEILREKLIPYTVSGKLTIFSNTSAIGYYAKEDVVLCTQGEKRIILIKPKAVVVSSGAMEKLIPFSGNDLPGVYGAGAVQTLMNVYGVLPGKKVLMVGAGNIGLIVSYQLLQAGVKVAAIVELAPRVGGYWVHASKVQRLGVPILLQHTVKGAVGEKQVEGAWIQQVDEEGRFVGAEKFVDCDTICLAVGLTPTVDLLWQAGCEMVYVADLGGYVPKRDWTLRTSNPKFWIAGDASAIGEATTAMLEGRIAGLSVSKALGKVSESFFKNKCEEYWTRLNELRMAETCERLRKGLQFALSGNFPITVQSSEEKSQIFNEETYADAFDKRTVQSIIPPMDLWKKRKGGLVIIECPQRIPCDPCHVSCPTGAILPFQNINDLPSVDYSKCTGCAMCVAACPGLACFVADMTGEQAILKLPYEMSPIPKEGNVVACLDRSGRELARSKVRKVQEPRRDRTFVVHVQVPKELVMLVRALKVIEDE from the coding sequence ATGCACGTTATAAATGATCATCCAATATTGAAATTTGAAAGAGGTAGGAAAGTCCAATTTTATCACGATGGTAAGCTTATGGAATGGTATGAGAACGATCCTATAGCTGTTGCTTTACAAGCCAACGGTGTGAAGATACTGAGTTACTCAAAGAGATTCCACCGACCAAGAGGATTTTTTTGTGCTATAGGTAAGTGCTCATCGTGTTTCATGAGAGTCGATGGTCTACCAAACGTTAGAACCTGTATTACACCTTTGAGAGAAGGAATGAGGATAGAAACTCAGCACGGCATAGGAGAATTCTTAGAGGATACGCCCTCCGATGTAATTGATCAGTTAGGACAACCTTTGATCGTAGAGACGGAAGTTTTGGTCATAGGTGCTGGACCAGCTGGGCTTTCAACCTGCCTCGAAGCAGCTGATCTGGGATGCCAGGTCACATTAGTCGATGAATCTTTAGAATTAGGAGGACAGCTAATAAAACAAACCCATAAATTCTTTGGTTCTTCGGAAGATTTTGCAGGCATTAGAGGTGTGAAAATAGCTGAAATCCTGCGAGAAAAATTGATCCCATACACTGTTTCAGGAAAGTTGACAATATTTTCTAACACTTCTGCTATTGGTTATTACGCCAAAGAAGACGTCGTGCTGTGCACACAAGGTGAGAAGAGAATCATACTCATTAAACCAAAAGCTGTCGTCGTTTCTTCGGGTGCGATGGAGAAACTCATTCCATTTTCTGGAAACGATTTGCCTGGAGTTTATGGAGCCGGCGCAGTTCAGACCCTCATGAACGTTTATGGTGTTCTTCCAGGGAAGAAAGTTCTGATGGTTGGCGCTGGTAACATCGGTTTGATCGTTTCTTATCAATTGCTCCAGGCTGGAGTGAAAGTTGCTGCGATCGTCGAATTGGCACCCAGAGTGGGGGGGTACTGGGTTCACGCTTCTAAAGTTCAACGTCTCGGTGTTCCTATACTTCTTCAACATACTGTGAAAGGGGCCGTAGGGGAGAAACAAGTGGAAGGTGCATGGATACAGCAAGTGGATGAAGAGGGTAGGTTCGTAGGCGCAGAGAAGTTCGTCGATTGCGATACCATTTGCCTTGCCGTAGGTTTGACTCCCACCGTCGATTTGCTCTGGCAAGCCGGTTGTGAAATGGTCTACGTGGCGGATCTCGGTGGTTACGTACCGAAGAGGGATTGGACACTACGGACCAGCAATCCGAAATTCTGGATCGCTGGTGATGCCTCAGCCATAGGGGAAGCTACAACAGCAATGCTCGAGGGAAGAATTGCGGGCTTGTCTGTCAGTAAAGCTCTCGGCAAGGTGAGCGAGTCTTTTTTCAAAAATAAATGTGAGGAGTATTGGACTCGCTTAAACGAACTCAGAATGGCTGAAACGTGCGAGAGGCTGAGAAAAGGTTTACAGTTCGCTCTATCTGGAAATTTTCCCATTACAGTTCAATCAAGCGAAGAAAAAAGCCAGATTTTTAACGAGGAAACATACGCAGATGCTTTCGACAAGCGCACAGTACAATCAATAATTCCACCGATGGATCTGTGGAAAAAACGTAAAGGTGGATTGGTGATCATTGAGTGTCCACAGAGAATACCGTGTGATCCGTGTCACGTCAGTTGTCCCACCGGTGCGATCTTGCCGTTTCAAAACATCAACGATCTACCGAGTGTGGATTATTCAAAGTGTACAGGGTGTGCTATGTGTGTGGCAGCTTGTCCGGGACTGGCGTGTTTTGTAGCAGACATGACTGGTGAGCAGGCGATATTGAAACTGCCTTACGAAATGTCGCCAATACCAAAGGAGGGAAACGTGGTCGCTTGCTTAGACCGCAGTGGTAGGGAACTCGCTCGATCTAAAGTGAGGAAAGTTCAGGAGCCACGACGTGATAGAACGTTCGTGGTACACGTGCAAGTGCCAAAAGAGTTAGTGATGCTCGTCAGGGCACTGAAGGTGATCGAAGATGAATGA
- a CDS encoding (2Fe-2S)-binding protein — translation MNDKIFVCRCEEITIEELRMCIKMGFTSFNELRKILRVGMGPCQGRGCRELVLKEISKATGVPVHFLSVGTFRPPSKPISFGQIAKMNVCDVRIFESQKNV, via the coding sequence ATGAATGACAAAATTTTTGTCTGTAGATGTGAAGAAATAACCATTGAAGAATTGAGGATGTGCATCAAAATGGGTTTCACAAGTTTCAACGAACTAAGGAAAATTCTCAGAGTGGGTATGGGACCATGCCAAGGTCGTGGATGCAGAGAATTAGTCTTGAAGGAGATCTCAAAGGCCACAGGTGTCCCTGTACATTTTTTGAGCGTTGGAACGTTTAGACCACCATCAAAACCGATTTCCTTTGGTCAAATTGCCAAGATGAACGTCTGCGATGTTCGCATTTTCGAGTCTCAGAAGAATGTGTGA
- a CDS encoding site-2 protease family protein — MSVIYFIIIFMVVVVVHELGHFTFAKLFKVDVQEFAIGFGPKMYQKRFRTFNFRINVFPIGGYVRLAGEDPYEESSVGARGLYSKPAWQRLLIFLAGPVFSILAGYMLFVVIVSLWGVPAISVAYVEPNKPAYEAGLREGDIILKINGKRVYDNYTVSQTIRKGLPVELTVLRKEGKVAIRAIPKLFEESHFLLLTDITGEVQKGSRIQTIAGKPISSTNLSSLVEHYVSIETDAGIMKGLLKQYQYDPPKYALGFYFATVSNIFRKDFGVFKKGDALLRVEDIQVNNNVDLSRIYQLVLAGKDGIYMEVQGDRIAWLRNGFEGEVEISLMRNGEQIDMKIPSSLIKTALETTGLFEPKVSNLKLTNTFETVTTAVDRCNNALITMYRSLFGLFRGTENTGVVGPVGLVAFIGETAKAGLEPVLTLVALITMSLGIFNMLPLPALDGGRIVFSLIEMLSGRRVNPKLENLVHFIGFLLLIVLMMFVTFSDIGRLMGR, encoded by the coding sequence ATGTCTGTAATCTATTTCATCATCATATTCATGGTCGTAGTTGTTGTACATGAACTGGGTCATTTCACATTTGCCAAACTTTTCAAGGTGGATGTGCAAGAATTCGCAATTGGCTTCGGTCCAAAAATGTACCAAAAAAGGTTTAGGACCTTCAACTTCAGAATAAACGTTTTCCCCATTGGTGGATACGTGAGGTTGGCTGGTGAAGACCCATATGAAGAATCGTCGGTGGGTGCGAGGGGGTTGTATTCAAAGCCCGCCTGGCAGAGATTACTCATATTCCTCGCTGGCCCGGTTTTTTCAATACTCGCAGGTTATATGTTGTTCGTTGTGATAGTTTCTTTGTGGGGCGTGCCAGCGATCTCTGTGGCTTACGTCGAACCGAACAAGCCAGCTTATGAAGCCGGATTGAGGGAAGGAGACATCATATTGAAAATCAATGGAAAAAGAGTGTACGATAACTACACGGTGAGCCAAACTATCAGGAAAGGATTGCCCGTCGAACTGACGGTGTTGAGGAAAGAAGGAAAGGTTGCAATAAGGGCTATTCCAAAATTGTTCGAAGAATCGCATTTTCTCTTGTTGACGGATATCACAGGAGAGGTTCAAAAGGGCTCGAGAATACAAACCATCGCCGGAAAACCAATCAGTTCAACCAATCTTTCGAGTTTGGTCGAACACTACGTATCGATCGAAACAGATGCCGGCATAATGAAAGGTTTGCTCAAGCAGTATCAGTATGATCCTCCCAAGTATGCGCTTGGGTTCTATTTTGCAACCGTTTCGAACATTTTCAGAAAGGACTTTGGTGTGTTCAAAAAAGGCGATGCATTGCTCCGTGTAGAAGATATACAGGTGAACAACAATGTTGATCTATCGAGAATCTATCAACTTGTACTCGCTGGAAAAGATGGCATATATATGGAAGTGCAAGGTGATCGTATTGCATGGTTGAGAAATGGTTTTGAAGGTGAAGTCGAAATATCTCTGATGAGAAATGGCGAACAAATCGATATGAAAATACCTTCTTCACTGATCAAAACCGCGTTGGAAACGACCGGTTTGTTTGAACCGAAAGTGAGTAATTTGAAGTTGACGAACACTTTTGAAACGGTGACAACAGCTGTTGATCGTTGCAACAATGCGTTGATAACGATGTACAGATCTCTCTTCGGCTTGTTCCGTGGGACTGAAAATACTGGTGTTGTTGGTCCCGTCGGCCTAGTTGCCTTCATCGGTGAAACAGCGAAGGCCGGTTTGGAACCCGTACTCACCTTAGTCGCTCTGATCACGATGAGCCTTGGTATATTCAACATGCTCCCGTTGCCAGCTTTGGACGGTGGAAGGATCGTGTTCTCCTTGATCGAAATGCTGAGTGGCAGAAGGGTGAATCCCAAATTGGAAAACTTGGTACATTTCATAGGTTTTTTGCTTCTCATAGTGCTGATGATGTTCGTCACGTTCAGTGATATAGGCAGGCTGATGGGAAGATGA